In Lathamus discolor isolate bLatDis1 chromosome 1, bLatDis1.hap1, whole genome shotgun sequence, the following are encoded in one genomic region:
- the UCHL1 gene encoding ubiquitin carboxyl-terminal hydrolase isozyme L1 translates to MAWQPMEINPEMLNKVLSRLGVGPGWRFVDVLGFEEEALGAVPTPACALLLLFPLTEQHENFRKQQTEKIKNQEINSKVYFLKQTVSNSCGTIGLIHAVANNKDKLNLDEGSVLKKFLDETAGLSPEERAKHFANNKAIQEVHNSVAQEGQCRVEDNSVNFHFILFANVDGHLYELDGRMPFPVNHGTSSADLLLKDSAKICRQFTEREKGEVRFSAVAFCKSA, encoded by the exons ATGGCCTGGCAGCCGATGGAGATCAACCCTGAG ATGCTGAACAAA GTGCTGTCCCGCCTCGGGGTGGGTCCCGGCTGGCGCTTCGTGGATGTGCTGGGCTTCGAGGAGGAGGCGCTTGGTGCCGTGCCGACCCCGGCCTGCGCGCTGCTCCTGCTGTTCCCCCTCACGGAGCAG CATGAGAACTTCAGGAAACAGCAgactgagaaaataaagaaccaaGAAATCAATTCCAAGGTGTATTTCCTGAAGCAGACGGTCAGCAACTCCTGTGGGACAATTGGTCTGATACATGCAGTTGCTAATAATAAAGACAAGCTGAACCTTG ATGAGGGGTCTGTCCTGAAGAAGTTTCTTGATGAAACAGCTGGTCTGTCTCCTGAAGAGAGagcaaaacattttgcaaaTAATAAG GCTATACAAGAAGTCCACAATTCTGTTGCACAAGAAGGACAATGTCGG GTTGAGGACAACAGTGTGAACTTCCATTTCATCCTGTTTGCTAATGTGGATGGACATCTGTATGAATTGG ATGGGCGCATGCCGTTTCCTGTAAACCATGGCACAAGCTCAGCTGACTTGCTGTTGAAG GATTCTGCGAAGATCTGCAGACAATTTACAGAACGTGAAAAAGGAGAAGTTCGTTTTTCTGCTGTGGCTTTCTGCAAGTCTGCCTGA